GGAAGTTCGTCTTTCTAAAGAAGAAAATACTTCTTTACAAACGATTCAAACGAAGAACACATCGAAATGGATAATTAGCTATCGAAAACTGAAAAAAAATAAGATGGCATTTATCGGGGGTAGTATCGTTCTTTTCTATATTTTAATAGCTATATTTGCCCCATTGTTAGCACCCTATAATCCATTTGATATTCAGTTAGTTAACAAATTACAACCACCATCTATGGAACATTGGATGGGAACAGATGATAAAGGTAGAGATATTTTAAGCCGCCTTTTACACGGGACACGCCTTTCATTACTTGTTGGATTTTCTTCTGTATTTATAGGGGCATTGTTCGGCATTATTCTTGGTATCATTTCTGGTTATTACGGCGGATGGTTTGACACAATTATTATGCGAATCATTGATATTATGCTAGCTTTCCCTGGTATTTTACTTGCTCTTGCCATTGTAGGCGCACTAGGACCAAGTCTTGTGAACGTAATTATCGCTATTGGCTTTTTCTCAATCCCTATGTTCGCTCGTATCGTTAGAGCTTCTACATTAACAGTAAAAAAATTAGAGTATATCGATGCTATAAGAGCACTAGGGGCAAATGATTTTACTATTATTATGAAACACATATTCCCTAACATCTTATCACCTATTATCGTCCAAGCTACTTTACGCTTAGCTACAGCAATTTTATCTGCAGCTGGATTATCATTTTTAGGACTTGGAGCGCAACCACCTTCACCTGAATGGGGTGCCATGTTAAGTAATGGACGCGACTTTTTATTTACCGCACCACATATCGCAATGTTTCCTGGAATCGCAATGTCTACACTCGTAATCGGTTTAAACATGTTTGGGGACGGATTACGTGATGCACTAGATCCTAGACTTAAAAAATAGAAAGGGGCATTACACATGCTAATGTTTATATTTCGTAGAATACTACAATTAATTCCCGTTCTTTTCGGCGTTGTATTCGTTGTTTTCTTAATTATGCAAATGGTACCCGGTGATCCAGCTCTCCTTATTGCTGGTGAAGGAGCATCAAAAGAAACTGTCCAGCAAATACGTCACCAATTAGGATTGGACAAACCTTTTATCATGCAATATTTCTCTTATATCGGAAATATATTACAAGGCGACTTTGGGGTTTCGATTCGTTCTAATCGCCCAGTGTTAGACGAAGTATTAATTCGCCTTCCAATCACTATTGAACTCGCACTGTGTAGTATCGTCATTACAGTTGTAATTGGGATGATTGCTGGCATCATCTCTGCTACAAAGCAATATTCTTGGACAGATGTTTCTATTATGATTATCGCTTTGTTAGGTGTCTCATTACCAAGCTTTTGGTTTGGACTTATGCTTATTTTCTACTTCTCTGTCCAAATTCAAATATTCCCCGTTTCTGGTTGGGGAACTTGGATGCACATGGTTTTACCAGCACTTACACTAGGTGCATCCGGCGCAGCAATTGTAGCACGTATGACTCGCTCAAGTATGCTTGATGTTATACGCCAAGATTATATACGAACAGCAAGAGCGAAAGGGGTAAAAGAAAGAGTCGTTATATATAAACACGCTTTGAGGAACGCATTAATTCCCGTTATTACTGTTGTTGGATTACAATTTGGTGCTCTTTTAGGCGGTACAGTTTTAGTAGAATCAGTTTTTGCTATAAATGGACTTGGAAGATTGATTGTGGACGCCATCCGAATGAGAGACTTACCAATGTTACAAGGGGGCGTATTAATCGCCTCGGTCATCTTCGTTCTAGTCAATCTTATTGTTGATATTTTATACCGTCATTTCAATAAACGTATTGAACTTAATTAAGGGGGGTGCACAAACATGAATAAAAAGGAAGAGATATTACAAGTTAAAGATTTAAAAACACATTTCTTTACAGACGAAGGTGTAAGCAAAGCGGTTGATGGTTTAAATTTCTCTGTTTCTAAAGGAGAAACACTCGGCATCGTAGGTGAATCTGGTTGTGGGAAGAGTATCACTTCTCTATCCATTATGAGATTAATCGACCGAGAAAGCGGCAGTAAAATTGAAGGCAGCATTTTATTTAAAGGAAAAGATTTATTACAACAAAAAGAAGCTGAAATGCGCGCAATTCGTGGAAATCAAATCTCAATGATTTTCCAAGAGCCAATGACATCTTTGAATCCAGTATATTCTGTTGGGGAACAGATCGCAGAAGCAATTCGTATCCATCAAAAATTAAATAAAAAAGAAGCTTGGAATAAAGCCGTCGATATGTTGAAACTAGTTGGAATTCCTTCTCCTGAAAAGCGTGCAAAACAAGAGCCACATGAACTAAGCGGAGGAATGCGACAACGCATTATGATTGCAATGGCACTTGCTTGCAATCCAGATTTACTCATTGCAGATGAACCAACAACTGCTCTTGACGTAACAATTCAAGCTCAAATATTATCACTTATGAAATCACTTCAAAAACAACTCGGTATGGGGATTATCATGATCACCCATGACTTAGGAGTCGTGTCAGAAACATGCGATAGAGTCGCCGTTATGTACGCTGGAAAAATCGTCGAATATGCAGATATCGAGCATATATTTACTAGCCCAAAACATCCTTATACAATCGGACTTCTTCAATCTCTTCCAAGACTCGATACAGACCAAGAAGAATTACAAACTATTCCTGGGTCCGTACCGAGTCCATACCATATGCCGAGTGGATGTCGCTTTGCTGATAGATGCACACATGCAAAAGAACTATGTCACAATACTCTTCCAGAACTTCAACTCACGCAAGATGGAAGCGAAGTTCGATGCTGGATGTTTACTGACCTTTGGGATAAATCATCTTCAGAAGAATTGGAGGTATTATAAAATGTCTACTGCTACGCAAATAAATAAACGAGAGTTATTACAAGTACAAAACTTAAAACAATACTTCCCTATAAAAAAAGGGATTCTAGGACGTTCTATTAGCTATATTAAAGCGGTTGACGATATTAGCTTTACAATTTACGAAAAGGAAACTGTTAGTATTGTTGGTGAATCTGGTTGCGGAAAATCCACCACTGGGCGTGCAATATTGCGCCTTGATGAAGCAACAAGTGGAAAAATTATATTTCAAGATAAGGATTTACTAGAATTAAATAACTCAGCAATGCGAAAGATTAGAAAAGATTTACAAGTTATTTTTCAAGATCCCTTCGCTTCTTTAAACCCTCGGCAAACTGTAGGGAGTATTTTAGAAGAAGCTATGACCATTCAAAACGTATGTCCAAAAGGAGAAAGGAAAGCAAAGGTTATTGAGTTACTCGGGAAAGTTGGTCTTCCACCTGATGCAGTGAAGCGCTATCCACATGAGTTTAGTGGCGGACAACGCCAAAGAATTGGAATTGCTCGCGCCTTAGCTGTTAATCCAAAACTCATCATTTGTGACGAAGCTGTCTCCGCCTTAGATGTTTCAGTGCAAGCACAAGTATTAAATTTATTAAAGCAGTTGCAACAACAATATGGGTTAACATATTTATTCATCTCTCACGACTTAGCTGTCGTTCGTCACATATCAGATCGTATCATTGTAATGTACCTTGGTACCATTGTGGAGATTGCCGATAAACATTCTCTTTTTAACAATCCGCAACACCCTTACACAAAAGCGCTTCTCTCAGCAATTCCTACCATTAGTGCAGGAACGAAAAAAGAGCGTATTGAACTTAAAGGAGACCTGCCCTCTCCTTTAAACCCGCCAACAGGCTGTCGTTTTCATACTCGTTGTCCGTATGCCATTGAAAAATGCGCTACGCAGCAACCAAGTTTTCAATCTATAAGTGAAGATCATAAAGTAGCCTGTCATATCATTTGATCCGAGTCTGAATAATAGAAATATTTACAACACTTTAGTATAATAATAAAAAACAAGATTGAGGTATGTATGTTAACTTATGAAGCATTTGCTGTATTAATAACTATACTTGTCTTAGCTCCAATTTTTGGAGCTATTATTTTATTATGTTTATTTATTTTTGAAAAACGAATCGACTTACTAGAAAGTGAAAAGAAAAAAATAGCACTAGAACGAGAGTTGCAACAATCTTTATATCATCAACTTACTCAACAAATTCAGCCTCATTTTTTATTCAATACATTAAATACAATTTTAAGTTTAGCTCGTCTACAGAGAACAGATGAAGTTGTCAAATCACTCGAAATCTTTTCTCTATTTTTAAAAGGAAAATATAAAACAACAGATTTGTTAATTCCTATTTCTGAAGAACTAACCTATACGAATTATTATATTGAGATTCAAAAAATGCGATTTCGCTCAAGGCTTTCAGTAAGCATTACCTCTTCTGAAGATTTACATAACGCCCATATTCCACCTTTCGTGATTCAAACGTTGGTTGAGAATTCCTTTAAACATGGGCTAGAAAAAAAAGCTGGTCAAGCAATTTTAAATATTCATCTATACAATACAAATAACCGAATTATACTTCTAGTATCCGACAACGGTACTCAAAACGAACCATTTACTTCCCATACGGAAGAAAGCGGATACGGACTTGAAAATATAAAACAACGATTTCAGTTATTCTTTCAAGAACAAACTACGTTCTCTTTCCTCTCTACAAAAGAGAACGGCACGAAAGTAGAAATCACATGGCCTTTCATCACAGAAAAAAACACAGAGGAGGTAATACAAAAATGAACGTGCTATTAGTAGATGACGAACCACTGGAACTGGAACAATTAGAATTTCTTATCCACCGTCAGTTTCCTAATTGGACACTGCATCTAGCTTTAGATGCGGATGCAGCTTTAAGTATAAATGAAAAATTCTCGATTCATTTAGCACTTTTAGATATTCACCTTCCAGG
This genomic interval from Bacillus cereus contains the following:
- the nikC gene encoding nickel transporter permease, with protein sequence MEVRLSKEENTSLQTIQTKNTSKWIISYRKLKKNKMAFIGGSIVLFYILIAIFAPLLAPYNPFDIQLVNKLQPPSMEHWMGTDDKGRDILSRLLHGTRLSLLVGFSSVFIGALFGIILGIISGYYGGWFDTIIMRIIDIMLAFPGILLALAIVGALGPSLVNVIIAIGFFSIPMFARIVRASTLTVKKLEYIDAIRALGANDFTIIMKHIFPNILSPIIVQATLRLATAILSAAGLSFLGLGAQPPSPEWGAMLSNGRDFLFTAPHIAMFPGIAMSTLVIGLNMFGDGLRDALDPRLKK
- the nikB gene encoding nickel ABC transporter permease, with product MLMFIFRRILQLIPVLFGVVFVVFLIMQMVPGDPALLIAGEGASKETVQQIRHQLGLDKPFIMQYFSYIGNILQGDFGVSIRSNRPVLDEVLIRLPITIELALCSIVITVVIGMIAGIISATKQYSWTDVSIMIIALLGVSLPSFWFGLMLIFYFSVQIQIFPVSGWGTWMHMVLPALTLGASGAAIVARMTRSSMLDVIRQDYIRTARAKGVKERVVIYKHALRNALIPVITVVGLQFGALLGGTVLVESVFAINGLGRLIVDAIRMRDLPMLQGGVLIASVIFVLVNLIVDILYRHFNKRIELN
- a CDS encoding ABC transporter ATP-binding protein, whose amino-acid sequence is MNKKEEILQVKDLKTHFFTDEGVSKAVDGLNFSVSKGETLGIVGESGCGKSITSLSIMRLIDRESGSKIEGSILFKGKDLLQQKEAEMRAIRGNQISMIFQEPMTSLNPVYSVGEQIAEAIRIHQKLNKKEAWNKAVDMLKLVGIPSPEKRAKQEPHELSGGMRQRIMIAMALACNPDLLIADEPTTALDVTIQAQILSLMKSLQKQLGMGIIMITHDLGVVSETCDRVAVMYAGKIVEYADIEHIFTSPKHPYTIGLLQSLPRLDTDQEELQTIPGSVPSPYHMPSGCRFADRCTHAKELCHNTLPELQLTQDGSEVRCWMFTDLWDKSSSEELEVL
- a CDS encoding ABC transporter ATP-binding protein; protein product: MSTATQINKRELLQVQNLKQYFPIKKGILGRSISYIKAVDDISFTIYEKETVSIVGESGCGKSTTGRAILRLDEATSGKIIFQDKDLLELNNSAMRKIRKDLQVIFQDPFASLNPRQTVGSILEEAMTIQNVCPKGERKAKVIELLGKVGLPPDAVKRYPHEFSGGQRQRIGIARALAVNPKLIICDEAVSALDVSVQAQVLNLLKQLQQQYGLTYLFISHDLAVVRHISDRIIVMYLGTIVEIADKHSLFNNPQHPYTKALLSAIPTISAGTKKERIELKGDLPSPLNPPTGCRFHTRCPYAIEKCATQQPSFQSISEDHKVACHII
- a CDS encoding sensor histidine kinase codes for the protein MLTYEAFAVLITILVLAPIFGAIILLCLFIFEKRIDLLESEKKKIALERELQQSLYHQLTQQIQPHFLFNTLNTILSLARLQRTDEVVKSLEIFSLFLKGKYKTTDLLIPISEELTYTNYYIEIQKMRFRSRLSVSITSSEDLHNAHIPPFVIQTLVENSFKHGLEKKAGQAILNIHLYNTNNRIILLVSDNGTQNEPFTSHTEESGYGLENIKQRFQLFFQEQTTFSFLSTKENGTKVEITWPFITEKNTEEVIQK